GCCAGCCTCAGCACTATGAGCGGGAGCTTTACAACGAGGTCGGCACGCTGGCCGTCGGGGAGCAAAAGGTTTCCTGCGTCAGCCTGACGGGTCAGGGCCAGCAAATGTTTCCCTGTGTGCGCAACAACTATGGCGTGACCTCGCCCATGTTATACCCGCTCACCCACTTCCTGGCCATCCCTCACATTCTGACGCAATCCGTTCAGATTGTCGATACCAAAGCGGAGCTGGAAACGCTGGACCGGGATAAGACGATCAATAAGTCTCTCTCGAAGCTGGCGACGCAGGACAATCACCTACGCGTAGCGGAAATTGATGCCTTTTCGGCCGAAGTACGCGCTGAAGGCAAGCAGCTCTGTAAGCTCCACGTCAGCCTGCTGACCTGGGAAACCCAGGATGCGCTGCGTAAGGAAAACGTCGAGAAGGCTGCTGCGGCAATGCGCTCGATGTTTGACTCAGAGGCAGCTGTTGAAAACTTCCTCACGCTGCCTATCTTCTTTGCCTCCCTGCCCTGCAACGGCTACCAGGTGCCGGACCGGTGGTTACCAACCACCACGGACCGCGCGGCCTGCTACGTGCACTGGACCACTACCTATCGTTCAGCCCGCACGGGTGAGTATATCTGTGACCGTTTCCGCAACCTGATCAGAATAAACCTGTTCGACGTGTCCCAGGACAACCAGAACAGCCTAACTATCGGGCCTTCGGGTAGCGGTAAGAGCTATACTATGGGCAACTTCATTGCTCAGCGTTTCGAGAATGGCGCCCGGCAAATCATTATCGACGTGGGCGGTTCCTACCGCAACGTGTGCCAGTCGTTGAACGGGCCGGACTTTGACCGCACGTATTTCGAGTACGATCCGGCCAACCCGATTGAGTTCAATCCCTTCCTGCTGACTCGTCACAAGGATAACAAGTGGGAGTACACGGATGAGAAGCTGAACTTCCATCTGGCCCTGCTGGCTTCGCTCTGGAAGTCGGGCAAGGATAGCGGCCTGAGCAAATCGGAGCGCACCATTCTTTCACGCTTCCTGCAGGACTACTATTCTACCCTGAACAAGAGCGACAAGCTGGGGCACCACGATGAGGATTTCCCCGGTATGCAAAGCTTTTACCGGCATGTGGAAAGTCTGCACAACCGCATGACTAGCACGCAGACTGAGGAGGGAAAACAGGACCCGCAGCTGCAGGCCCAGCGGGAGCAATACCGGAAAGACTCAGCCTATATCCAGATGGATGAATTCTTTCTGGTACTAGGCGAATACGTGGAAGGGGGCCGCTACGCCCGCGTGCTCAATGCCCGCTTTGATGTGGACCTGTCCGACTACCGCCTTATCTGCTTCGATATGGCCCGGGTGAAGTCTGACCCTACCCTTTACCCCGTGGTAGCGATGCTGATCACAGAACTGGCGCTGGACCTGTTCCGCAAGTTTCCCCAGGATATTAAGTACATCCTCATGGACGAAGCCTGGAGCATGCTTTCGGGAGCAATGCAGGACTTCATCGAGAATATGTACCGCACGATCCGGAAAACAAACGGCTCTATCGGCATCATCACGCAGGGCATCAAGGAAATCGTGGAATCCCCGATTGGCTACACCCTGATTGATAACTCGGCTACCAAAATCATTCTGCGGCATACCAACGAGGCCAGCTTGGAGCGTCTGGAAAAACCCTTGGGCTTCACCTCGCACGAAATGAGCCTGATTCGCTCGATTCAGTCCGGAGACGGCTGGCGTCAGTTCCTCATCAAGCAAGGCCCACTGGCCAAGATCTACACGTTGGAGGCGGCTCCTCAGCTTAACGCCATTCTTAGCTCCCGTCCTTCTGAGCGCAACCTGCTTAACAAGCTCGTGCAGCATTACCAGCGCAACCGCCCGGTTGCTGTGCTCGATGAGCGAGGCCGCCCCAAGCTGGGTCCGGACGGGCTGCCCGAATACTCAACTATCGTTGAGATGCGGCTTGATTTCGCG
This genomic window from Hymenobacter sp. DG01 contains:
- a CDS encoding VirB4 family type IV secretion system protein — its product is MFKNKKVKAGGLSDAHPVYLYDNHKLVLKDGRVGVAFKLNPVEMELWDPDQYSACHAAFQSALKVLPPGTVVQKTDVYYDRPYVHPPAPGQYFSNRMGQYFGNRMVLFHAPYLFLSFAPISLKSAGPNAKKQKPPRAVSALNALINNVDQKLPDNPFESITQTLALADQYTQEFVQAMRGVPDISLERLDENQIRGLYLQFLNLDFDRQPQHYERELYNEVGTLAVGEQKVSCVSLTGQGQQMFPCVRNNYGVTSPMLYPLTHFLAIPHILTQSVQIVDTKAELETLDRDKTINKSLSKLATQDNHLRVAEIDAFSAEVRAEGKQLCKLHVSLLTWETQDALRKENVEKAAAAMRSMFDSEAAVENFLTLPIFFASLPCNGYQVPDRWLPTTTDRAACYVHWTTTYRSARTGEYICDRFRNLIRINLFDVSQDNQNSLTIGPSGSGKSYTMGNFIAQRFENGARQIIIDVGGSYRNVCQSLNGPDFDRTYFEYDPANPIEFNPFLLTRHKDNKWEYTDEKLNFHLALLASLWKSGKDSGLSKSERTILSRFLQDYYSTLNKSDKLGHHDEDFPGMQSFYRHVESLHNRMTSTQTEEGKQDPQLQAQREQYRKDSAYIQMDEFFLVLGEYVEGGRYARVLNARFDVDLSDYRLICFDMARVKSDPTLYPVVAMLITELALDLFRKFPQDIKYILMDEAWSMLSGAMQDFIENMYRTIRKTNGSIGIITQGIKEIVESPIGYTLIDNSATKIILRHTNEASLERLEKPLGFTSHEMSLIRSIQSGDGWRQFLIKQGPLAKIYTLEAAPQLNAILSSRPSERNLLNKLVQHYQRNRPVAVLDERGRPKLGPDGLPEYSTIVEMRLDFAVDEFVSSTSK